CCGGCGAGCCTGACGCAGCTCCCCGACGGCGCCCGGCTCTCTCTCCGTCCCGGGCGAGCGACTTCAAGCAGTGTCCGTTGCTCTACCGTTTCCGCGCGGTGGATCGGCTGCCGGAAGTCCCTACCCGCGCGCAACTTCGGGGCACCCTGGTTCACGCGGTCCTGGAACGGCTCTTCACGTTGCCTGCTGCCGACCGGGTGGCGCCTCGGGCGAAGGAACTTCTCGCCCCTACCTGGTCCGAGCTGTCCGCCGCGAGTCCGGAGTGGACGGAGCTGTTCGAGGAGCCCGCCGAGACCGGCGAGTGGCTGGCTACTGCCGAGAAGCTTCTCGATTCCTACTTCGAGCTGGAAGACCCGCGTCGCCTGGAGCCGGAAGCCTGCGAGTTGCACGTGGAGATCGAGCTGGGCTCGGGGGTCCTGCTCCGCGGCTACATCGACCGGGTCGACGTGGCGCCGACCGGCGAGATCCGGGTGGTGGACTACAAGACCGGCGCGGCGCCGCGGGAGATCGGCGAGGCCAAGGCGCTTTTCCAGATGAAGTTCTACGCCGTGGTGCTGTGGCGGCTGCGCGGCGTGGTCCCACGGCAGCTGAAGCTGATGTACCTCACCGACGGCCAGTCGCTGGCCTACACGCCGGAAGAGGGCGAGCTGGTCCGTTTCGAGCGCACTCTCGAGGCGATCTGGCAGGCCATCCTGAAGGCGGGCAAGACCGGCGATTTCCGGCCGAACAAGGGCAAGCTCTGTTCGTGGTGCGACCACCAGGCGCACTGTCCCGAGTTCGGCGGCACGCCTCCGGAGTACCCGGGCTGGCCGGAACCCGATCCGGGCGAGGAAACGGCATTGGATCGGGCGGACTGATGGCTGACGCGTTCTTCCTCCCGCTCGGCGACGAGCGGTACGAGGCGACCGAGCACACCACTGGGCCGTGGGATCCGGGCGCGCAGCATTTCGGGCCGCCGTCGGCGTTGCTGGTGCGCGGGCTGGAGCGGCTGGTCTCGACGCATCCGGCACAGCTCGCGCGGGTGACGATCGAGATCCTCGGCCCCGCGCCGGTGGGCGAGCTGCGGCAGCGGTCGTGGGTCGAGCGGCCGGGGCGGACGGTGGAATTGGTCCAGTCCGAGCTGTCCGCGAACGGCCGGACGGTGGCGCTGGCGTCCGGCTGGCGCATCGCGACGTCGGACAGCGCGGCGATCGCGACGGATGCCGGGCCGCTGCTGCCCGCCGCCGACGCGGGCACCGAGGCGGCGTTCCCGGAGGATTGGCAGGGCGGTTACCTGCATGCCATCGAGTGGCGGACGGTGCGCGGCGCGATCTCGGCGCCCGGTCCGGCGGCGGTGTGGGGACGGCAGCGTTACCCGCTGGTCGACGGGGAAGAGCCGAGTGGCCTGCAGCGGCTGTTCGCGATCGCCGATTCCGCGAACGGGGTGTCGCATTTCCTGCCGGCCGCGCAGTGGTGGTTCATCAACTCCGAGCTGACCGTGCACTTGCGCCGGATCCCCGAGGGCGAGTGGATCGGACTGGACGCGGTCACTCTGGTCGGTCCGCACGGGATCGGCACCGCGACGAGCACGCTGCACGATCGTTCCGGCCCGGTGGGCACCGGCGCGCAGGCGCTGCTGGTGCGGCCGCGACAGGCCGGGGGCGGATGATCGCCCGCTGCGGCGCGAGTCCGATAGCCTTCGCGGAACGACCGACAAGGGAGCGCTCCGGCATGCAGATCACCTCGGTGGTCAATCAGAAGGGCGGGGTGGGCAAGACCTCGCTGAGCGTGGGCGCGGCCGCGGCCCTCGC
This sequence is a window from Amycolatopsis benzoatilytica AK 16/65. Protein-coding genes within it:
- a CDS encoding thioesterase family protein — protein: MADAFFLPLGDERYEATEHTTGPWDPGAQHFGPPSALLVRGLERLVSTHPAQLARVTIEILGPAPVGELRQRSWVERPGRTVELVQSELSANGRTVALASGWRIATSDSAAIATDAGPLLPAADAGTEAAFPEDWQGGYLHAIEWRTVRGAISAPGPAAVWGRQRYPLVDGEEPSGLQRLFAIADSANGVSHFLPAAQWWFINSELTVHLRRIPEGEWIGLDAVTLVGPHGIGTATSTLHDRSGPVGTGAQALLVRPRQAGGG
- a CDS encoding RecB family exonuclease; this translates as MPDTATVMPPPGEPDAAPRRRPALSPSRASDFKQCPLLYRFRAVDRLPEVPTRAQLRGTLVHAVLERLFTLPAADRVAPRAKELLAPTWSELSAASPEWTELFEEPAETGEWLATAEKLLDSYFELEDPRRLEPEACELHVEIELGSGVLLRGYIDRVDVAPTGEIRVVDYKTGAAPREIGEAKALFQMKFYAVVLWRLRGVVPRQLKLMYLTDGQSLAYTPEEGELVRFERTLEAIWQAILKAGKTGDFRPNKGKLCSWCDHQAHCPEFGGTPPEYPGWPEPDPGEETALDRAD